ggcccagtacatcactggggccaagcttcctgccatccaggacctctatattaggcggtgtcagaggaaggcccaaaaaatagtcaaagtctccagtcacccaagtcatagactttttcctctactaccacacggcaagcaataccggagcgccatgtctggatccaaaaggctccttaacagtttctacccccaagccataagactgctgaacaatttattaaatggccacccggactatttacacaGATCAGTTAGTCGGCAAACGCCTGCACTGTTGGCTGCAATGTCAAACAAGCCCTCCATCTGCTGtggagtgatgcagtatgggtagtatGCTATACGTACTATCTGCTGtggagtgatgcagtatgggtagtatGCTATACGTACTATCTGCTGtggagtgatgcagtatgggtagtatGCTATATGTACTATCTGCTGtggagtgatgcagtatgggtagtatGCTATATGTACTATCTGCTGtggagtgatgcagtatgggtagtatGCTATATGTACTATCTGCTGTGGAGTGATGCAGCATGGGTAGTATGCTATATGTACTATCTGCTGtggagtgatgcagtatgggtagtatGCTATATGTACTATCTGCTGtggagtgatgcagtatgggtagtatGCTATATGTACTATCTGCTGtggagtgatgcagtatgggtagtatGCTATACGTACTATCTGCTGtggagtgatgcagtatgggtagtatGCTATACGTACTATCTGCTGtggagtgatgcagtatgggtagtatGCTATATGTACTATCTGCTGtggagtgatgcagtatgggtagtatGCTATATGTACTATCTGCTGtggagtgatgcagtatgggtagtatGCTATACGTACTATCTGCTGtggagtgatgcagtatgggtagtatGCTATACGTACTATCTGCTGtggagtgatgcagtatgggtagtatGCTATACGTACTATCTGCTGTGGAGTGATGCAGCATGGGTAGTATGCTATACGTACTATCTGCTGTGGAGTGATGCAGCATGGGTAGTATGCTATACGTACTATCTGCTGTGGAGTGATGCAGCATGGGTAGTATGCTATACGTACTATCTGCTGtggagtgatgcagtatgggtagtatGCTATACGTACTATCTGCTGTGGAGTGATGCAGCATGGGTAGTATGCTATACGTACTATCTGCTGtggagtgatgcagtatgggtagtatGCTATACGTACTATCTGCTGTGGAGTGATGCAGCATGGGTAGTATGCTATACGTACTATCTGCTGTGGAGTGATGCAGCATGGGTAGTATGCTATATGTACTATCTGCTGtggagtgatgcagtatgggtagtatGCTATACGTACTATCTGCTGtggagtgatgcagtatgggtagtcggAGGCGTTGCCTTCATGCGGCCTGATGAAGACAGAGAAGAGCCTCTTCtgaggagcagagtggagagctccttcctcctcctcctcaaggTCCTACAGGTGTGAAGGAACAACCATTGATACATGCTTATGTAATGGTATCCGCAGCCACATTATTACAACAGAATGATTAGCACAGTAACACCATTGTACATGATGTGATCATGTAAAACCCATACTTGTGGCACATTGTACATGATGTGATCATGTAAAACCCATACTTGTTTTGGTAGAAATAAGTTGTCATGTCTATGAAGGACAGGTGTCTCTATCCACTCACAGACTTGCTCTTGAGGGAGGAGCTTGTTCCCTCAGTGCTGGGTGTTTGGCTCCGGTCCCAAGTGGGCGGAGTATCATTAGACATGGCCCCGCCCCCGACCACCTCATTGCCGTCTGCGTCCTTCAGGGGAAAGGCGTCTCCGTAGGCAACCACCACATCCAGCAGCTTCCTGTCCTCCTGGTCCACGTTGTAGCTCACCCAGTCCATACGGATATCTGACATAAAACACACAGCAATAATGTGTTCACACTTGACTAGAGTTTTTCCCTTTAAGGAAACAGGTCCATCTGACAAGAGGATGTGTGAGGTGTCCTGAGCTGAGATCTTACCGTAGGGGCTTGTGTTGTTCAGACGTAGAGAGCGGGACACTGTGTCTCCTCCAGAGACGTGCGTACCAAACCTGAGAAGAGACAGGTAGGTAAAGATGCAGATAGGTCATTGGGAGATTTATGAGGAAGTTATAGAACGTATCAGAAGACAGAGTTACACTCAGCTACAGTACTAGGAATCCAGCTCACCGTACGATTGGtccctggttctgtctgtctggctgtggaCCAATCATCTGGAAGTAAAGAGGACAGCCCATCACTGTCATCTGAATGGGGATCAGCTTGGGCTGGAGGTCACCCacctaccacagagacagaagaCAGGTACAgatagctactactactactactaatacaacatAATAttactagtcctactactactagtactactactactactactactactactacaacataatattactagtactactactactactactactactactactactactactactactactactactactactagtactactactactactactaccatctgAATGGGGATCAGCTTGGGCTGGAGGTCACCCacctaccacagagacagaagaCAGGTACAgatagctactactactactacaacataatattactactactactaatactgctgctgcttctactactactactactactactactactactactactactactactactactactgctactgcttctactactacaactactactactactactaacactactgcttctactacaactactactactactaataataatattactactactactactactactgctactactactactactactactactactactactactactactgcttctactcctactactactactactactactactactactactgcttctactactgctactactactactactactactactactactactgctactactactactactactactactactactactaccactactactactactactactactactactactactactaccactactactactatataatattactactactactactactactactactactactactatatactattactactactactactactactactactactgctgctatataatattactactactactactactactactactactactactactactaccactactactactatatactattactactactactactactactactactactactactatataatattactactactactattcatactaccactactactactaatactactacgactactactactaccactacataCTATTGGTACCACTACTacatactattactactactactactactactactgccactactagtATTTGGGGTTCGTTTTAGAGTTGgtattaggggttagggtttattATTAGGGGTTACGAGTTTGTATTATGGGTTAGTATTAGGGTTTAGGGGATAGTaataggggttaggggttagtattAGTTGTTAAGAGTTAgtattaggggttaggggttgggggttagtattaggggttaggggttagtgttgGGGGTTtgtgttaggggttagggttagtgattagggttaggggttagtattATGGTTTAgtattaggggttagggttaggggttagtattAGGGGTTAGTATTAGAGGTTAgtattaggggttaggggttagtattaggggttagtgttaggggttagtattaggggttagtgttaggggttaGTATTAGGGGttagtagtaggggttaggggttagtattaggggttggggttagtgttaggggttatggttaggggttagtATTAGGGGTTAGTATTAGGGGTTAGTAGTAGGGGTTAGTATTATGGGTTAGTATTAGGGGTTAGTATTAGGGGTTAGTAGTGGTGTCGTACCTTACAGATGAGCTGGTCTCTGTATTCCCCCCACATGTTGGTGAAGGATGTGATGTCGATGGTTTGAGTCTCAAACGCTCCCAGAATGCCACAGTCTGGCTGGACGAAGAACGCTGCGCCCTTCCCATGGGCCAACAGCCCACTCACAAACCCTGGCAGTATATACAGGACCACACAGGCACAACACAGTTCAGTCAAATGTACTGTATTCAGGGGATGAAACATGAAATGATTTCTGTGTAAATGAATCCTACTGTGTACCTTCCTGTGCCTTGTCCTCTACTTTCTTAGCTTGGACAGAGTGTAAAGGCTTCCTTACATACAGGCCCCTGAAACACAAAGAGTCAATGCACAGATTAACATAACACAGGTGAGACAAAAGTATTTATTCGATGCAAACAATTCAAGGAAAACACTAATGCATGAAACACATGAACAGAAtaataacctaacgtagcaggagTAAAAATAGTTCCCACATCTGGTTTTCAGGGGTAACAGAAGCTATGTTGAAGATACTGTATCCCTGAAAACCAGATGTTAGTGATTTCAGGCGACCCCCGCATAAACTAAGAAAATACAGACTGTACCTCTGCTGCGATTGGCCGGCTGGTGGTGAGGGGGCGTGTCCAGTGAAGTACTCCGCCTCCAGGGTGAAGGGGGCTGGGATTGCTGTGTGATTGGTTATAACCAGCTGCTTGGTGATTGGTCGCTTCAACAGGACTTTGTCTCCAAAGTCCAGAACCAACGTTGCAGCAGGGTCATCTTCATCTAATCCAGGACTGGAGAGAAGACACACATCATCTAATTcgctatctagcatgctctgaacacctgtgGTATTTAactatctagcatgctctgaacacctgtggtaattagctatctagcatgctctgaacacctgtgGTATTTAactatctagcatgctctgaacacctgtgGTATTTAactatctagcatgctctgaacacctgtgGTATTTAactatctagcatgctctgaacacctgtgGTATTTAactatctagcatgctctgaacacctgtgGTATTTAACTATCTAGCATGCTCTAAACACCTGtggtaattagctatctagcatgctctaaACACCTGTGGTATTTAACTATCTAGCATGCTCTAAACATCTGTGGTATTTAACTATctagtgtaagaaattgtattagatattggtaacttgttttaacaactgctcaacattagctatacttgacacaacatgcacacaccccctctttctcttggacatatgctggtctcattagacgacaaccaccgacacacacaactcccctcccccatgacaaccacagacacacacaactcaaggttggagcacaagacaaaggactgtgggaagagccaatggaatgtcgacatcagacccggacaggacaacccacgacccagatcgaccaatcggaatgccagacgacaagatcaacctactttgctagttgcctatataatctgaaTGTACTGTTTAGAGCGTTCTCTTTTCctgacgattccatacgaatcagacagaaggagccgtgctgcacgctttgcctaatatttttacacttgaataaacctgccttattatacaattatccacctcgtcctatgtctccacttgttctcctgtctccagtaaacgttttattaacaaaacttggtagcagaggatggttttagACATCTTTGAATTCGGTCCATAGAAAATTGATCAGACAGGAGACACgtgggagaaagattccagaaggagaggtgaccTGGTCGAAGGAGAATcgcgattcaactcacccaggaaactgatcaaaagagctcgaaactaaaaggtaagcagatgcctgtttaatcaaaatctgtatattgtattatagtcAATATCTAAATTATGATCAGGAGTACTAgggtgagtgtgaattgttgttaaatttatgtggaattgtttagaatctaaggcattgtgtaaagatatttgcgaagtataaaatcaagtcgtattagtaatctggaactagttgaattgttcttcaactaggagtatcggggataaatctaagcttgatgctgttcaagtcgaattagtaatctggggctagtggacatggcaccccactaggagcatcggtgataaatctaagcttgaactaggagtaatggtattaaacctgaaactcgaagtgttgaaatgtaatgtagtctgttcaagtcgtattagtaatctggggctagtggaaatggcaccccactaggagcatcggtgataaatctaagcttggcgtATCGGGATTCAAGTtgcattagtaatctgggactagtcgaaatattcttcaactaggagcatcggtgataaatctaagcttgaactaggagtaatggtattaaacctgaaactctccaaattaatgtgagtgattgaacgttccacgagaccgattgctactaattagcTATATGCTAAGTTGAGGCTGTGTTTAGAGTGACCGCCGAGTCGGAATGTGGGAGCTGCTGTGAAGCAGCTATTTTCTGCTGATAAATTGACCTGGTTTTTCCCTCTCGTGCTGTTggtaaatccttaagggttagaattaatttgacaattattttagaagcgcttgaattcactagtatattgtccccaaaggaaatttctgaaatgttttggcaaagtatttaattaatcgaaaaaagttcaaattaatcgaaaaagttaaaAGCAATAATAACTTTCGAATAAAAGATCCTAtaattgtcattccaattatatcaggagcgcttGAATTCATTAGTATATTGTACCAAAAGGACAgttctgaaatattttgccaaagtatttaattaattgaatAAGCGAAAAGCAATAATAATTTTTGAATATAAGTACCTAtaattgtcattccaattatatcaggagcgcgtgaatatattAGTATATTGACCCAAaaagatatagctgaaatattgttggaaaacgaaaaTAATTCATCGAATACACGGTAATAAAATTCTTTGTGCACGCGGGTCGGACACGAGATTGGTGGGTGTTAGAGCTAAGGAtacatcgctggtttcgatcagtgacgggctaaaagtatacaaagatattaatagacccagacatagcttaacgacaaaatgaccacgactatcgtccccaaacacaaattcaatgaatacttagatcagagaatggAAGACAGAGCAGGGGGGAGACTACAATACAAAGCCATTAAAAGGATCTGGGAAAAAGTGAGGCTAAAATGGACGCAAGAAGGTTACCTTAGTGGGGcggccccatcaaaagggcaactcctcactatggagaaagaattagaggaAGCAGTGAAGGAAGGGATACAAAGTGAAGTTGAAaagaataagagtcacttatttaaaAAGGAAGGAACAAAGCATAGGGAAAGAGCAGAGGCTGAGCTGAAAATAGGAATTTGGGCAATTGAAGAAATTAGAAGAGCACTCCCTTACAGGAAACCTGACATGATGGGGGTGGCCACTGAAGCCCCAtctgacaccaaagagggcaggcccaacaataatgacgccccacctaccaccacagcagccccatcggccccaacccatctcaggggcactgtggggttaatggcacttccccaggctcagttcaactcccatgtgcatcaccacatcacccaatacaataaggataagggaggggctgaaacacaaatccagtccctacaggtacaacttttgaaactacaattgaaagaggcccagaaaggagagaaacccaagaaacagatggtggctgaagaccaacaagaaatctcacaaattattgaaaaaactgtttcccgaatgatacagcaacaacaactacccatcttcacccagcagggaccatctatacacccaccccaggagcagccattccaactgccgtatgcctacccgcttcagccatacccttcgtcggaaccacctctacaaccctactacccactaccacaatcaaactattcacccacatggggacagccccagaggtactctggatcttatggaagctgtcataattgtaaacaagctgggcacatggtgcgacagtgtccgcacccaataaccccggcccaaagccagtttctggccaataggggacgaggatacgcccctagactaagagggggagagtagagtgttgatgtatcactcctaCAAACTGGACCACATTGAACTAGGACAAACCATATGCTCCAGGTAtgtagctgcagtggcaaaagctattgaaaaaCAGCCCACttggtaatgtgccatccattagaaatccacacccaccatggagttgcagcatatctgatgagcaaagaattcacgttcagcgctgaaagaaaaacgaaaatccagaataaatgcac
The window above is part of the Salvelinus namaycush isolate Seneca unplaced genomic scaffold, SaNama_1.0 Scaffold2782, whole genome shotgun sequence genome. Proteins encoded here:
- the LOC120039538 gene encoding deleted in lung and esophageal cancer protein 1-like; translation: MLDSELDDVCLLSSPGLDEDDPAATLVLDFGDKVLLKRPITKQLVITNHTAIPAPFTLEAEYFTGHAPSPPAGQSQQRGLYVRKPLHSVQAKKVEDKAQEGFVSGLLAHGKGAAFFVQPDCGILGAFETQTIDITSFTNMWGEYRDQLICKVGDLQPKLIPIQMTVMGCPLYFQMIGPQPDRQNQGPIVRFGTHVSGGDTVSRSLRLNNTSPYDIRMDWVSYNVDQEDRKLLDVVVAYGDAFPLKDADGNEVVGGGAMSNDTPPTWDRSQTPSTEGTSSSLKSKSDLEEEEEGALHSAPQKRLFSVFIRPHEGNASDYPYCITPQQI